Proteins from a genomic interval of Haloplasma contractile SSD-17B:
- a CDS encoding ABC transporter ATP-binding protein: MDKNKILEVRDLTVSFTTFNGKVSAVRGVNFDLYKGETLAIVGESGSGKSVTNKVLLGILDSNGSVDEGHALFRAEYNEEDKEDEIIDLTDLKEREMQRTIRGKRIAMIFQDPMTSLNPTMTIGKQIMEGLIEHQGMSKTEAKQHAIELIDQVGIPYPKLRFKNYPHQLSGGMRQRIVIAIALSCNPDVLICDEPTTALDVTIQAQILELIKDLQKETGVSIIFITHDLGVVANVADRVAVMYAGKVVEYGLTRDIFYNPKHPYTWGLLASMPDPESKGDLYSIPGTPPNLLYPPKGDAFAYRNEHAMKIDFYKQPPMFKVTDTHYAATWLLHKDAPKVKAPIRKKIAVKESDQNG, from the coding sequence ATGGATAAAAATAAAATTTTAGAAGTAAGGGACTTAACGGTTTCCTTTACAACATTTAATGGTAAAGTAAGTGCGGTAAGAGGTGTAAACTTTGATTTATATAAGGGTGAAACTTTAGCAATTGTAGGTGAATCTGGTTCTGGTAAATCAGTAACAAATAAAGTTTTACTGGGGATTTTAGATTCTAATGGTTCCGTTGATGAAGGACATGCTTTATTTAGAGCAGAGTACAATGAAGAAGATAAAGAAGATGAAATCATCGATTTAACTGATTTAAAAGAGAGAGAAATGCAACGCACAATACGTGGAAAGCGTATTGCCATGATTTTTCAAGATCCAATGACTTCACTTAACCCTACTATGACAATAGGAAAGCAAATTATGGAAGGGTTAATCGAACATCAAGGAATGTCAAAAACAGAAGCAAAGCAGCATGCAATTGAATTAATTGATCAAGTAGGAATTCCATATCCTAAGTTACGTTTTAAAAACTATCCACACCAATTATCAGGTGGGATGAGACAACGTATTGTAATCGCAATTGCTTTATCATGTAATCCTGATGTTTTAATTTGTGATGAGCCAACAACGGCTCTAGATGTTACTATACAAGCGCAAATTTTAGAATTAATTAAAGACTTACAAAAAGAGACGGGTGTATCAATTATATTCATTACTCATGATTTAGGTGTAGTTGCAAATGTCGCAGATCGAGTTGCAGTAATGTATGCAGGAAAAGTAGTAGAGTATGGTTTAACAAGAGATATTTTCTACAACCCTAAGCATCCATATACATGGGGACTCTTAGCTTCGATGCCAGATCCTGAGTCTAAGGGAGACTTATATTCAATTCCTGGAACTCCACCTAATCTATTATATCCACCTAAAGGTGACGCATTTGCTTATAGAAATGAGCATGCAATGAAAATTGATTTTTACAAGCAACCACCAATGTTTAAGGTGACTGATACACACTATGCAGCGACTTGGCTTTTACATAAAGATGCACCTAAGGTTAAAGCGCCAATACGTAAGAAAATCGCTGTAAAGGAAAGTGATCAAAATGGCTAA
- the leuS gene encoding leucine--tRNA ligase, with product MAFDHKGIQTKWQRYWQEHKTFKTCNDNEKPKFYALDMFPYPSGAGLHVGHPEGYTATDIISRMKRMQGFNVLHPMGWDAFGLPAEQYAINTGNDPREFTYKNIDNFRRQIQSLGLSYDWDREVNTTDPKFYKNTQWIFTKLYNMGLAEIKDIEVNWCEELGTVLANEEVLNEDGKMVSERGGFPVIKKPMKQWVLKITKYADRLLEDLEELDWPESIKEMQRNWIGRSEGAKIKIDVNDSNDSFEVFTTRPDTIFGMTYCVLSPEHALVSKITTDEQKEQVEDYIVKSKAKSDLERTELNKEKTGVFTGTYALHPITDQQIPIWIGDYVLASYGTGAVMAVPGHDERDYEFAKKYELPIKSIIDADISEAAFTGDGVHIESDFVNGMLNEEAKTAVIDWLVKHKKGTKHVNYKLRDWLFSRQRFWGEPFPVIHWEDGTISVLDENELPLELPVMDDIKPSGTGESPLANAGDWLEVVRDDGVKGRRETNTMPQWAGSCWYYIAYILKQDNGDYIPLNSDRAIEAIREWMPVDLYIGGAEHAVLHLLYARFWHKVLYDAGIVATKEPFHKLFNQGMILGENNEKMSKSKGNVVNPDEIVESDGADTLRLYEMFMGPLEASIAWSSEGVHGARRFLDRVWRLYVNEDGSRSEKIVTDNNGELDKTYHQTVKKVTEDYERLAFNTAISQLMVFINDAYKASSIPLIYAEGFVKLLNPIAPHMTEELYEILGHEGTITYEAWPTYDESKLIEDEIEIVVQVNGKVRDRMMVSREISKEDLEEKAKSALNVQKHIEGKTIRKVIVVPKKLVNIVAN from the coding sequence ATGGCATTTGATCATAAGGGAATTCAAACTAAATGGCAAAGATATTGGCAAGAACATAAAACATTTAAGACGTGTAATGACAATGAAAAACCTAAATTTTACGCACTTGATATGTTTCCATATCCGTCAGGAGCAGGTCTACATGTAGGACATCCGGAAGGATACACAGCAACAGATATAATATCAAGAATGAAGCGTATGCAAGGATTTAATGTTTTACATCCGATGGGATGGGACGCGTTTGGTTTACCTGCTGAACAATATGCAATCAATACAGGTAATGATCCACGCGAATTCACGTACAAGAACATTGATAACTTTAGACGACAGATTCAGTCATTAGGGCTTTCATATGATTGGGACCGTGAAGTGAATACGACGGATCCAAAGTTTTATAAAAATACTCAATGGATTTTTACAAAGCTATACAATATGGGATTAGCTGAAATCAAGGATATTGAAGTAAATTGGTGTGAAGAGTTAGGTACTGTACTTGCGAATGAAGAAGTACTAAATGAAGATGGAAAAATGGTCAGTGAGCGCGGCGGATTCCCTGTCATCAAAAAACCAATGAAGCAATGGGTATTAAAAATTACTAAGTATGCTGACCGTTTACTAGAAGATTTAGAAGAACTTGATTGGCCAGAAAGTATTAAAGAAATGCAACGCAACTGGATTGGACGTAGTGAAGGTGCAAAGATTAAAATTGATGTGAATGATTCAAATGATTCATTTGAAGTCTTTACAACAAGACCAGATACAATATTCGGTATGACTTATTGCGTATTGTCACCTGAACATGCTCTAGTGTCTAAAATCACGACAGATGAACAAAAAGAACAAGTAGAAGACTATATTGTAAAATCAAAAGCTAAAAGTGATTTAGAGCGAACGGAACTAAATAAGGAAAAGACGGGTGTCTTTACCGGAACTTATGCACTTCATCCAATTACAGATCAACAGATACCAATTTGGATTGGAGATTATGTGTTAGCAAGTTATGGAACAGGTGCAGTTATGGCAGTTCCTGGTCATGATGAGCGCGATTATGAGTTTGCGAAGAAATATGAACTCCCTATAAAGTCAATCATTGATGCAGATATTAGTGAAGCAGCCTTTACGGGTGATGGTGTTCATATCGAATCAGACTTTGTAAATGGTATGCTTAATGAAGAAGCAAAGACAGCTGTAATCGATTGGCTAGTAAAGCATAAAAAAGGGACTAAACATGTAAATTATAAATTAAGAGATTGGCTATTCTCTAGACAACGTTTTTGGGGTGAACCATTCCCTGTTATTCATTGGGAAGATGGTACCATCTCAGTACTTGATGAGAATGAATTGCCACTAGAATTACCTGTTATGGATGACATTAAGCCATCAGGAACAGGAGAGAGTCCATTAGCGAATGCAGGTGACTGGTTAGAAGTCGTGCGTGACGACGGAGTAAAAGGGCGACGTGAAACGAATACGATGCCACAATGGGCTGGAAGCTGTTGGTATTATATTGCGTATATTCTAAAACAGGATAATGGTGATTATATTCCATTAAACAGTGATAGAGCTATAGAGGCAATTAGGGAATGGATGCCAGTAGATCTTTATATAGGTGGAGCGGAGCATGCTGTACTTCACTTGTTATACGCTAGATTCTGGCATAAAGTATTGTATGATGCAGGAATTGTAGCGACAAAAGAGCCATTCCATAAATTATTCAATCAAGGGATGATTCTAGGAGAAAACAATGAAAAGATGTCTAAATCCAAAGGAAATGTAGTAAATCCTGATGAAATAGTCGAATCAGATGGTGCAGATACATTAAGATTATACGAGATGTTTATGGGGCCGCTTGAAGCTTCAATTGCATGGTCATCAGAAGGCGTACATGGTGCTCGCCGTTTCTTAGATCGTGTTTGGCGTTTATATGTTAATGAAGATGGATCACGATCTGAAAAAATTGTAACAGATAATAATGGAGAGCTTGATAAAACGTATCACCAAACGGTAAAAAAGGTAACAGAAGATTACGAGCGTTTAGCGTTTAACACAGCAATATCGCAATTAATGGTATTTATCAATGATGCATATAAGGCAAGTTCTATTCCGTTAATTTACGCAGAAGGGTTTGTAAAACTTCTTAATCCAATTGCGCCTCACATGACAGAGGAACTATATGAAATACTTGGTCATGAAGGCACGATTACATATGAAGCATGGCCAACTTACGATGAATCAAAATTAATTGAAGATGAAATTGAAATTGTTGTTCAGGTTAATGGAAAAGTGCGTGATCGCATGATGGTAAGTCGTGAAATAAGCAAAGAGGATTTAGAAGAAAAGGCAAAGAGTGCTTTGAATGTGCAGAAACATATTGAAGGAAAAACAATTCGAAAAGTGATTGTAGTTCCTAAGAAATTAGTAAATATAGTAGCAAACTAA
- a CDS encoding SDR family oxidoreductase has translation MKVLVTGATGNVGFSTCNALIKRGVEVVATTSDLRRSKNLFSEEIELRKLDFYKPDTFKNVLDGIDKVFLMRPPKIGDPKVINCFIDKAVELGVNHFTFLSLLGIEKNPIPPHYKIEKHLQQVNATYTSLRPSFFMQNLTGAHLEDILKHDDLFIPSGKAKLSFIDTNDIGEVAAVTLIEDGHENKGYTLTGSESLNYYDVADIMTDVLGRKITYSKPGLLKFRREMLSRGQKKEYVNVLLLLNIMTRLGTAKLVTDEIDKILGRRPITMRQFVEEHKALFNQKE, from the coding sequence ATGAAAGTATTAGTAACAGGAGCTACAGGAAATGTTGGATTTAGCACGTGTAATGCCTTAATTAAAAGAGGTGTTGAGGTCGTAGCTACTACAAGTGACCTAAGACGTAGTAAGAATCTTTTTAGTGAGGAAATAGAACTTAGAAAACTTGATTTCTATAAACCAGATACATTTAAAAATGTGTTAGATGGAATCGATAAGGTGTTTTTAATGAGACCACCTAAAATAGGTGATCCTAAGGTAATAAACTGTTTTATCGACAAAGCTGTTGAACTTGGGGTTAACCATTTTACGTTTTTATCTTTACTTGGTATTGAAAAAAACCCTATACCACCACACTATAAGATAGAAAAACACCTACAACAAGTGAATGCAACCTATACATCACTTAGACCTAGCTTTTTCATGCAAAACTTAACAGGTGCGCATTTAGAGGATATTCTTAAACATGATGATTTGTTTATTCCGAGTGGAAAAGCAAAACTTAGTTTTATCGATACAAATGATATCGGAGAAGTTGCAGCCGTCACTTTAATAGAGGATGGTCACGAGAACAAAGGATATACACTCACAGGGTCTGAATCTCTAAATTACTATGATGTAGCTGACATTATGACTGATGTATTAGGTCGTAAGATTACGTACTCAAAACCAGGCCTATTAAAATTTAGACGTGAAATGCTGAGTCGAGGTCAAAAGAAAGAGTATGTAAACGTACTATTATTATTAAATATTATGACACGTTTGGGCACTGCAAAATTAGTTACAGATGAAATCGATAAAATCCTTGGACGAAGACCAATAACAATGAGACAATTCGTAGAAGAGCATAAAGCTCTATTTAATCAAAAGGAGTGA